DNA sequence from the Methanobrevibacter sp. genome:
AGGTCCTAGAATTACAACAAATTCTCCTTCATCAATTGAAAAACTAACATCATTCATAGCTTTTAAAATGTTATCTCCGGATTTATACTCTTTATTTACATTTTTAAATTCTATAATTTCACACATGAATACTGCCCCGTTACTTACTTATCTATTTTTAAGATTATAATAAATAAATTATTTGGATTTGACAACATTTCATGAAAAATTTGAATACATTAGAAACATATAAAACATTTCAAAAACAAGAATTATATTATAATAAAAGTTTAGGAAAAATCCAAATGTCATTTAAAAAAGATGAAATGTTAATAATGCCTGCAGTTGACATAAAGAACGGGAAATGTGTACAGCTCGTTCAAGGCAAGCCCGGAAGTGAAATGGTGGAAATTGAGAATCCGGAACTTGTTGCAAGACATTGGCAGGATTTAGGAGCCAAATGCATCCATGTTATAGATTTAGATGGAACTATAGATGGAGTGGCTAATTTAACAGCTGTTAAAAAAATATTAAAAGAAGTTAGCGTCCCCATTCAACTTGGAGGAGGAATAAGAAGCATCGAATATGCGCGCCAGCTGTTGGATTTAGATATCGAAAGGTTAATAATCGGAACAATGGGCATTCAGCAGCCGCAGACCATTACTGAATTATCCGATGAATACGGTTCCGATAGA
Encoded proteins:
- the hisA gene encoding 1-(5-phosphoribosyl)-5-[(5-phosphoribosylamino)methylideneamino]imidazole-4-carboxamide isomerase; the encoded protein is MSFKKDEMLIMPAVDIKNGKCVQLVQGKPGSEMVEIENPELVARHWQDLGAKCIHVIDLDGTIDGVANLTAVKKILKEVSVPIQLGGGIRSIEYARQLLDLDIERLIIGTMGIQQPQTITELSDEYGSDRIMISLDSKDNKVVIKGWQEKIDKTPTELSQEFKEHGAGSILFTNVDVEGLLGGFYTNPVVELKKSVDLPVVYSGGITTIDDIKKLNESGVDGIVIGSALYKDKLDLTEALKYQKRI